In Diadema setosum chromosome 7, eeDiaSeto1, whole genome shotgun sequence, the DNA window TTGTGCGGAACGAGCGTCTGGCCGTGGTCGAGTTCGTAGAAGTTTCGGTGTCAGTTCTTTGAGAACTTCTGCGACCTCCGAACGATGATGAGTGTGAGGCCATGGTGTTGCGGAGACGATCGGCGCGTTCGATATCCCGTAAGATGGATTGCTCGCAGAGATAAAGAACTCCGGCGCAGCTGAGTAAGATCACCGCAAGGCCAACGGGTATGCCGATGAAAAACGCGCAGTACATTCCGATAGCTGGCACGCACTCTGCGTGGACGTTGATTGGCCACGTGGTGGCATTCTCTCGCATGGTCAGCATCACAGCGTCCGCCTGATTCGGCATCGGGAGCGAGCACTGCATCATATCCTTGCATTCTGCATAGAGGGCGTCCTTCTCAAAAACAAGAGCGCTCCGTcgtacagagaaagagagaggaatgGTATAAGCATCCTCGCCACCACTGTCACCAGTCTCCTCCAATGTGAAGACAAAGCCAAAATCGTCAGATCCAGAATTCACTGAAAACAGGTAAGAATTCTGTTGACGGGACGTACAGGGTGCAAAAACATGATCTGCCGTTTCTGGAACATCACCATGCTTGATGATCTCATcaattttatttcttccttgaACGACTGAGAGCTTTATTTCTGTACGATTAGATGCACACAATGATACTGTGACATCTGACCCAGAATTCAAGTACAAAGCCCAATAATTCAAGTAGTTATCACTTGGAAACAGCATTGTTTCCTCCTTGACATACGAAATGGTGCGATAATTTTTGTAAGGAATGTCTAAAAGCATGTAGGCAGTGAAGCGAAGGCCCTCTGAGGCAGACTGTAGTGATTGCACAGACGATTGCGATGATGTCGAGGACGTCGATGAGGATGTCAAGGATCCGGTCGATGAGGACGATGGAGAAGACAAAGGGACCGGATTGGAGATCATATTGGAAGCCGTCACTTTGTACTGCGAGCAGAGAAGAGGTGAGAAGTTATCCTTGTTCCCGACTATCGGCCGCTGGTCGCCAGCCCCCAGCAAGACGTTGACGGGACCGAGTGAGAATCGGACGACGATAGCCGTGATGATAACCGCGATGCCTACGATGACGAATGCGATGGCCACTCTTGTTTTCTTAGACAAGTTTCTGTGTTTATAGTATAACTTCTGACAGCACTCAGGGGCAGAGTCGCAGTCGAAAACCTGTATTAAGTTAATCAAACAACAAATAGACAAGGGTCAGTAAACGctgaaactggaaaaaaaaaagtcgtgtGTTCTGAGACATGTATAATTTCACATGTTTAAGAGAGGAAGAAATCCACACCTTAACAACAGTCAGACAGTACTCAaaattgtttggtttttttaaaaggaaaatCCAATAAGAATTTTGGTTGTTTTCATTCTGGATAATAAGTCAAGATATTGTTAGATCACTGCGGAAAAGATCTAGTGCAAAAGGCATTACACTTTTGTGAGATCATGGAGATCACATACACAGATGAGACTCACATATTTCACTCtgatctcagaaaaaaaaatcacgcttGATTGTAGAGAAAAGAATATGATAATGTCAATGAATATTCAAAGCCTGACCTGGTGTGTTTTCTAGCCTAGAAGGAATGTACTCTTATCTTCCTATCCCAATTTATGGAAATTAGTTATCAGAAATCAATATAGTCGATAGCAGAAGAAAATTTGACCCGAAATTGACCCGTTTTTCTAAACATCCCGGTACTTTCGAATTGAAATCAATCGCCTCTTTTAAATCTTAATCGAGACGAGAATGAGTCTAGAGTGTGGAGAAATAAACCAAAAGTCAGGCATTTGATTGCAccgttatttgatgaaaaagcATAAGCCTCTTTTAGCAAACATGGACCTCTCCGTCTCGTCTCGTCGCTCCCTTGCAAAGTATTACCCTCACACTCTCACTGTTAGTTCGGTCGAACTTTGaacttgttttcttcttttcttttaaccgCTTTGGGATCATAAGAAATACAATATCATTAATCATACATGAATGTTTAACAAAATACAAGTAATATGAATAAGAGTGGTGAAAAACAAGTAAAGAAAACAAGACAAGATagcagttcaaaaaaaaaactatgcaaGAAAATAAAGTGGGATAGAAGACTTATGTACATGACCCTGAAAAGAGCCTACTCACTCCCGACATTTCGGCGAGCATGTTCTTGCcattttgaagagaatgaaTGATAAGTATTTTAGAGAATGAGTATTTTCTTCTAATTACCCATTCTCTTGGTAACGGCAAGAACATGTTTGCCTAAACGTCAGGAGTGAGTAGGCCCGTTTCAGGGCTACATACATAGCCAAGAAAGAATGCGTGGTGCAGCCTTCTGCCGCCCAACGTTCTACCGccacggaagccttcaaagatttcatcaAGAATATAAAGCATAGCATTAAATATTTACAACAGGACTATTAACATGAACATGCATTTACTCATCTGTATGATGTAACTACATGGACGTGTAAACGCAATCCATACGTTGCAAAACCTCTACCTTTTgaatttgttattatcattttttttttaaattggcaAGTTTTGATAACGTTATCACATCCTTGGCATTACATAAGGTGGATATCTTTAGAGTGTTTAAACTGTTCGCAGGTCTAGACTATTCTCAATTATGCCTATAGGCCTTtacatgtgtatgcatgtatatatatatatgtatataataatcttttcatttttgaagcgccatgagcactgaaaggtggacctgtgcgctatgcaagtagccactattattattattatcattacactcTAAATTCGTTGGATTAAAAAGTAATCTAATAAGACCATGACGAGGGACAAATCCACATAAGATTACAATTTTTAGTCTAATTGATTTAGAAATTAAATCCATTAGATTTGAAATTAATAATCTTTTTTGGATTTGTCCCTCCTCGTGGTCTATTAGATTACTTTTTAATCCAACGAATTTAgagtgtattattattattatcattatacgaTGGCTACACATAACTTTACCTCGTCGAGAGGTATGTTCCATTCATATCCGTTCCACTGGTCTCTACtctcattgttgttgttgttgttgtttctgctAGAGCGGGCGCTGGTCACTGTTTGGCCCTGTCGTCCGCTGATACTGACCGGGTCCATGGCTGATCGTCGACCATcgagtaggccctacagtatCTAAACATGCAGAAGTAAAAACAGTTCTTTTGACAGCGGCGCCCGCGGGAGCTCTGAGTTCCTTTGACAGGGTCCAGGAGTCCACTATGGCTCCCTTGATGAGACGACTgtgatattttcacaaatttctggTACGCCTTCGTCGAGTTCTGGCGGCTGTTGCTCGATCCGTTGATGCAGTATTTCGTTGAGGCTTATAGAGGTGGATGTGTTGTAAATGCCTTAATCAAAGATTCACAGTACAGACTGGATAATACCACTCCCAGTCATTTAAGTTCAAACTCCAGTAATGCAGTTGCAGAGACATGGTttatattactacatgtacgCCAATCCCATTCTACGAACGCAAGCCGTCTGTCAAAAACCTTGGTTGTCTCAGTTCGCCATGGAAGGGGATGCTGTATACGTACACACTGTACGCAAAGCTAGAATACCTTCACACCACGTCAAACATGTGATTTCATGGGCATTCGCGTACATGTCATATTTATTTAAATCGGCGAGTATTGTACATCGACAGATACTCCGCGTGACTCTAAAGAGATCGTTCTGAtgagtatacaccatatatctTTGGACTTTGACCCCAATGGACATATTGGGCTACATCGTAACACGGTTTGCTTTTCACCGTCTGCAAAtatcttattttttattgttttttttttttggaagttcATGCgtacacaatcacacacacaccgacacacacacacaaaggcccccctctctctctctctctctctctctctctctctctatatatatatatatatatatatatcgtgtgatgatgctgatactcgtaccgtaccgtacgccttatgtgtatatttatatatatatatatatatatatatatatatgatatgtataggAAGTGATGattatagataaatagacagatggatagagGTGTACACAGGAAAAACAATCATACTGTGCGATACAGTTTTGTTATACTATGTGGTAAGAGCATGAAGATTTTGTCAgtaataattttgttatatatataatataatatgtgtacattgtatatttctgtgttagGTGCCTAGGGACAAGTGGCAACACACCATCCACTCCTTGTCTGTACCCGGGTTCCATGCCTGCTCTTTTGATTGTTGTAAAATAAACCAGCTGTAGGGGTTAATGACCACGAGATTGCTCATTGTATCGTAATTGTTAACAACCCTCCATCTGCACTGACACACTTGTAACACTGAACCTAATTTTTTATACTACCCCACTCCTGCCTGACATGCACCGCCGCACACAAACCTGCCACCCAATATCACATGATCACTCACATCCCGCCACAAGACAGCCACAAGACACCCAAGTAACTCACacgtctgcttagcaggtaaTTATATTACTTAGTTTATTTATGATGTATGTTTTatatttattgtatgatatgtttgtatgccaCATATACTCACtttatattcatttacagtTATACATTGTGAATGTGTTGCAAATTGCCAAAAATGTTGCCAAGTATGCTATGAAGCTATTAACTCACGCTGAACTTGtatttaatatattgtgttcATGACTCCAGATTTGCTATATGCTCAaaaacatgtatatttcatttcataaacagataataaagctgaggaagaccaagGTCAAAAGCTTCGTAACAGCCGGCTTCATGCGACATCTTTTGTCATCTACATTGTCtcgactatatatatatatatatatatatatatatatatatatatatatatatatatatatgatttatgtATGATATTAACTCGAACGTGACataaaaaaggtaaaaatactGTGAAAGTGTGCTTGAATTTCAGCTtcctacaaaagaaaaaagaataataatcgATTTAGGCATTTACGTCTCTTCAAACATAACGCTACCGTTCCGAAACTGTCCAGATTCAGCATCAAAcctaatacattgtacatcactaTACACAGTCATCACAGGGGTATGAcgcttttttttatgttattttatcttatttctGTTTTGTCTTATTTGTTGGTTTGCTGTtgctatctctctctttccttatTCTTTACCCTTGTGTAGATGTCTACTCAGCAACGGATGACATGATATCTACCTTGGTGTAGATGGCCAGACTTGTATACCCGATCATGGTCCGCCATATGGTAATTTTAGGAGTTTTTAAGAAAGACCATCATCAAATTGAGGACAATCAATTAAGCCTTTTCAATGACGCTACACTCTTTACATAACAAGACTTATTTTTGAAGACGGTATTGAAATTATCATTTAAGCtgcttgtttgcttttgtttccgaaacatcaaaatgatattatgcgaaaaacacacaaatgaagAGTATTGAACATAACATTAATTAAAGGCGAAAACATTATGTAACAAATAAGGATATGATTATCCAACGGCGGATAGTCAATTTCAGACCTATCTTCATGACACCTTAGATTTGTTCTTCCATGGGATCCAAGATTCATAAGCCTCATAAGATTCAGTTTACCAAAACATATTTTACAGTCATATTCGAACAGTGTGACTCCGAGTGAGTACATAGAGTATATTCCAAACagtgactccccccccccccccttccctccaGGGTACTAAAAATGACATCCAATGCATTcccgaacacggttataacgaaggaAAACTTCAGGCCACATCTGCTCTACATTTttctgttgtttatttgttcggttataacgaattttcgatataacgaaagaaactGCCGATTccaaagacttcgttataacgggagcccACTGTAATTGAACCGATATTCACAAAACAGTCAGTTCAGTTTGAATTATTCTACTACGTGTACTTAATGTACGTTATACAGAAATGCGTTGAGTAGTTCAAAATCTACGTACAAACTTTTAAACTCGATTAACTAAAGCTTCATGGATTTACTTATTGATTATGTTCAAATGACTTTACGTTAAATATTGCCCCACCTGCTCTAATCGGGTGTTTCTGCCGTGTTTCTCCGTGTGGGGGTTTTCGCTGTTAAATGCTAAACCAAATCAACATATTCCAAATATGGTAGGATTACAGAATCATAACATAGTTTCATATTTTGCTTCTTATTCCTAACAAACTCTCTCACTTTTCCCGGAAAACCTATCATCTTACTAACCTTTTCGCACAATTCCTCAATATTACGTACATTGTAGGTCCCATTTTAACTCTGAATCAATAATAATTCATACATAAGGGATTATTTGAATCTTTCAACTTGAGATATGGGGTTGGTTTTTATTTCCAATTAGTTCAGTGTAAAAATGTGTAATGCCTTTGAAGCATCTGTATACTAATCAACATGGaaactgttgtttttgttttgtttttgtttcttttggaGCAGTTTACTGTCAGCTTATTGTAATTCAGTCATGCGTTAAGTTTCTGAAATTCTTCATTaagtataatattatgttttcgATTATTTTGGGATCTCTGAGTCGTAAATTACAGCATCTGTATagaaatatttttctgacaTTTATCGAGACAATTTGGCAAATCGTTGATAACGAGAAATAACAGAAGTAATATCTATAAATAGGCCTATCTATCTCcaatgtatatctatctataatctataatttatcttttaattatttatttatttatttttcacattttattcatGACATCAATGTAAAATCAAgtcaatattattttcatacaaTAGAGTTACATGGCTTTTCATGGTATGTCAATGTCTTTGCGAGGTTTTAGTAGAGGGATTGTAAAGTTGCGTAAATCGTCAGCCTTAGTTAATGTGGAGTATCCCGCTAGATCCATGGCTTTCCCACAAAACTCCTCGATCTCATTTACTTGCGCTGGAGACAAAATAGTCCTCCATTTTGAAGCAGTAATCGCGGAATCTTTCCTCTGATAAAATAAACCGCGGTCATCGTTCGTCTCTGACATGGGTTTTGTCGCGTCGTGGATGAAAACCTCCACCAAATAGGGCAGGTCCAAGCCAAGAAAAGAGTAGATTTCACGCGCCATAGAAATCGGGGCTGACGTGAAATCTTCGTAACGTATAAGGGTGTACCGCCCTTGTAACCATGACGACCACTCCTTTGCGGTAAGTAAGTTTCTCTCCATCCAACGACAGTAATTCGGGACGTTTCGTCTGACGAGTTTTCGGAAGACCTGGTAGCTTTGAGCATACGACGCTGGCAACGATTTCCTTGTCCTTTTTCCTCCAGACGAATCAACATTTTTGAGCTCGTAGTGCATTCGCGAATTCGTTGTTCCTCGTGGGTCACGAACGAGGTGGATGATGCGAACGTCGACACCGAATTCATCCACGAGAGAACGCAGATGGCGTATGTCAGCGCGGATAGTTTTTATTGCAATCTGCGTTTTGTGCGGTAGGCAAAGATCATGTAAGAGTCTCGGAGAAACATCGGAGCACGGTCCACTGTGAGAGCAGTAGGGCGCCAGCAGACGATTTTCACGCTTCCCTCCCCATTGCCGCATGATGTTTGCAAACGTCTGGGAAAACTGACATCTACTCATATTGTAAAGAGTGTGTAATATTGCTTCGTCTCTCTCATCCCGGGACATGCCATTTATTTCTGCCAGCAAGTTGACGGGATAGAGCGGCTCGAAGGAGTAGAAAAAGTCCCGGTTCTGATTGAACAACTGCCCGATAATCGATGAACCAGTCCGCATTTGTGCGAGTACCACAACAAACATCGACTTAATCCTTCCGCTCGTCTCCTCTTTGGTTTTAACATTGGGTTCATTACCTTCTTCAAATGCAAGCTTTCCTAATCCTGTTTTCTCTTGGGCATTTCCGTTCAACTGCTTAACAGCATTTTCGTAAGCTGTGTCTGAATCGTTAACTGTTTGGTATACTGTAATAAACGTGAGGCTTACACAGAATACCAACACAAAGGCGAGTGTCGAATGCAGCGTTCTACGAACGGACACCATGATTGCATCACCGCTTGTGGCCTCCGAGGAAATGAGATGCAAAGAGTTAGAAAGGTCGCAAACATTCCATGACGTATGCTGTTCTCTGCGTCACTCTTAGTCACTCTTAGCTGATTATTAAGTTTAAAGTGACGTTATATACGGCAACATGAAAGAAGTGCAAAGTCCCCTTTGCTTTCCATTTGAGAATGTTTACTTTCCTCGAAGAAGACGCAGGGCTTTGTTGCGACGCCTCGTCGAAATGGAGAAGAATATACCGAAACGCAAACTACACACAATTCAGTGAATCTGTATAGCTAAACAATGTCCACAAATGAACGAAAAGACACTTATAGGCATTGAATTAAACGAGTCCCTTGAAGCACTGACGGACCTGGGTGTACACACTGCATTCCGGACGTTGATAACTCTGTCTCAATCCACAAACAGTCCTCTACATTATTACTACCCTGTAACTTCTGTCCGCCATTAGAACGCAAGATGTATCGAAACAGGCTGGTTTCATACGATAATCCGGGAGAAAGGAATGGCGAGTATCACTTAAAATTCTCCTCAATGATTTGCCATGATTGTTACATGGGAGAAACTAGCAGAACCTTGAATGAGAGAGTTAAGGAACACAGAAGGGCACTGAGGCTCAACAACCCAT includes these proteins:
- the LOC140231253 gene encoding carbohydrate sulfotransferase 1-like; amino-acid sequence: MFVVVLAQMRTGSSIIGQLFNQNRDFFYSFEPLYPVNLLAEINGMSRDERDEAILHTLYNMSRCQFSQTFANIMRQWGGKRENRLLAPYCSHSGPCSDVSPRLLHDLCLPHKTQIAIKTIRADIRHLRSLVDEFGVDVRIIHLVRDPRGTTNSRMHYELKNVDSSGGKRTRKSLPASYAQSYQVFRKLVRRNVPNYCRWMERNLLTAKEWSSWLQGRYTLIRYEDFTSAPISMAREIYSFLGLDLPYLVEVFIHDATKPMSETNDDRGLFYQRKDSAITASKWRTILSPAQVNEIEEFCGKAMDLAGYSTLTKADDLRNFTIPLLKPRKDIDIP
- the LOC140230337 gene encoding uncharacterized protein, translated to MDPVSISGRQGQTVTSARSSRNNNNNNNESRDQWNGYEWNIPLDEVFDCDSAPECCQKLYYKHRNLSKKTRVAIAFVIVGIAVIITAIVVRFSLGPVNVLLGAGDQRPIVGNKDNFSPLLCSQYKVTASNMISNPVPLSSPSSSSTGSLTSSSTSSTSSQSSVQSLQSASEGLRFTAYMLLDIPYKNYRTISYVKEETMLFPSDNYLNYWALYLNSGSDVTVSLCASNRTEIKLSVVQGRNKIDEIIKHGDVPETADHVFAPCTSRQQNSYLFSVNSGSDDFGFVFTLEETGDSGGEDAYTIPLSFSVRRSALVFEKDALYAECKDMMQCSLPMPNQADAVMLTMRENATTWPINVHAECVPAIGMYCAFFIGIPVGLAVILLSCAGVLYLCEQSILRDIERADRLRNTMASHSSSFGGRRSSQRTDTETSTNSTTARRSFRTTTSPRAPLVDHDVMSAMAEVNRQRDLPPLYGDIKRVSTALNDNDRSQSANEEPPPTYDSVAT